A single Aspergillus puulaauensis MK2 DNA, chromosome 7, nearly complete sequence DNA region contains:
- the pdeB gene encoding 3',5'-cyclic-nucleotide phosphodiesterase PDE2 (COG:T;~EggNog:ENOG410PI3P;~InterPro:IPR002073,IPR036971,IPR023088,IPR003607, IPR023174;~PFAM:PF00233;~go_function: GO:0004114 - 3',5'-cyclic-nucleotide phosphodiesterase activity [Evidence IEA];~go_function: GO:0008081 - phosphoric diester hydrolase activity [Evidence IEA];~go_process: GO:0007165 - signal transduction [Evidence IEA]), with the protein MGVPDPIDMMDHIDCSAIYIDHRIQSERWVHQGAPAGSLISSDEPESLRSDIEVLLDVCRRMYLCQAGASLVSKLAEISDDAANNCTPVFAFFDIDLHSEDAPSLTHRSTSRGSWQEPPSPQPLARGFTFSAQNDGGMSDLKLLSGLSNDIQSHDGPNLVIPIAILRPPLREPTSASIDLQQLQPTHIPLPQHISRCLDAGAVDVLSGPVDKVRIQSLVIHAFRTRKTALREHSRFLSRRKLRKHSWVGVHDEQPYSYLREAMVSKLMKGICNPEDVVEELHDGEFNVTEEREEYVKQRLGQWNFTAHEFSDDELVFAAYAMLQHAFTIPELEEWKLTPGELRTFLLACRASYNSFVLYHNFRHAIDVLQSVFCFLLHIGALPSYRSIGVRTDADCPIASMLKPFDSLTLLIAAIGHDVGHPGVNNFFLVKLNAPLAQLYNDNSVLEAFHCAAFSQILRRYWPAAFKDKQLRKLLISSILATDMGVHQKFMERLGSLQEKYSENNRTLDGWKPQDIDMYKTLVCGLLIKCADISNVARPWGVAERWTKILQEEFANQGEMEKEVGMETALFGGPPELGNVYKLATGQMGFMSIFALPLFEGVSDILAGLRFTVDHIRSNHTRWHYLADLEKKKPLLMVDAGPDGHVSPRSHSPAREGQATEAQTTPPTSVTTPAKVDTDAGNKSSQTFPANEPHQQRQEGEDYFGPARSARTSVGSDYNENQISPVVSPDTPGPSTMEITGDSFPIDNEPSRKSSCAVPNIRPFSVAEPMPTKTQPVSDAGQQEPSSAVTYDSSVEVNGSRTGTCYRHHANTVSSGCTSAPSNSQRNSCTRTQSISTHSNAMTPISPSTNATSVLSADSDERTYSRDNIPRSDYADWDNRSPRAGSLRHGTEDQESGNTLHSGNAQLFHDDSDKNQASMGNTTGSSTQSVNTGSSTGQSPQWDELAGQEQPQRKLPKRKSRLRLAFWKRKNHHSNHQEVTGESR; encoded by the exons ATGGGTGTCCCAGATCCGATTGACATGATGGATCACATCGACTGCTCTGCAATCTATATCGATCACCGCATCCAGTCAGAACGATGGGTGCATCAAGGCGCTCCTGCCGGTTCGCTGATATCCTCCGATGAACCTGAGTCGCTTCGGTCGGATATCGAAGTTCTCCTGGATGTCTGCCGACGAA TGTACCTTTGTCAAGCCGGCGCGTCGCTCGTTTCGAAACTCGCAGAAATAAGCGATGATGCTGCAAATAATTGTACGCCGGTTTTCGCGTTCTTCGACATCGACCTTCACTCCGAGGATGCCCCGTCTTTAACGCACCGCAGCACGAGTCGTGGATCTTGGCAAGAacccccatctcctcaaccgCTTGCCCGCGGGTTCACATTCTCGGCGCAAAACGACGGCGGCATGTCCGATCTAAAACTACTCTCAGGACTTTCAAACGATATCCAGTCCCATGATGGACCAAATCTCGTCattcccatcgccatcctACGCCCACCACTTAGAGAACCCACCTCTGCATCTATTGATCTGCAACAACTACAACCGACGCACATTCCCCTCCCTCAACATATCTCGAGATGTCTAGATGCAGGTGCCGTTGATGTTTTGTCGGGACCGGTGGATAAAGTCAGGATTCAAAGCTTGGTTATCCATGCCTTTCGGACTCGGAAAACGGCTCTTAGAGAACACTCGCGCTTCCTCTCTCGGAGAAAGTTGCGAAAGCACTCGTGGGTGGGCGTACATGATGAACAACCATACTCTTACCTGAGAGAAGCAAT GGTATCCAAACTGATGAAAGGCATCTGCAACCCCGAGGATGTTGTCGAGGAACTTCATGACGG GGAATTTAATGTCACTGAGGAGCGTGAAGAATACGTCAAACAACGGTTGGGTCAATGGAACTTTACTGCCCACGAGTTTTCTGATGATGAACTTGTTTTCGCGGCGTATGCGATGCTTCAACATGCGTTTACGATACCCGAACTGGAAGAGTGGAAGCTAACGCCCGGCGAACTGCGAACGTTTCTGCTGGCTTGTCGCGCATCTTACAACTCATTTGTCCTCTACCACAATTTTCGGCATGCGATCGATGTCTTGCAGTCcgttttctgcttcttgcttcaCATCGGCGCGCTGCCTAGTTATAGATCGATTGGTGTCCGGACCGATGCCGACTGTCCAATTGCGTCTATGCTCAAGCCATTTGATTCGCTTACATTATTGATTGCGGCAATCGGCCACGATGTCGGCCACCCGGGTGTCAAtaacttcttcctcgtcaagTTGAACGCGCCTTTAGCCCAGCTCTACAACGACAATTCAGTGTTGGAAGCCTTTCACTGCGCAGCCTTCTCACAAATACTCCGCCGCTATTGGCCCGCAGCATTCAAAGACAAGCAACTGCGGAAGCTGCTCATCAGCTCCATTTTGGCCACAGATATGGGAGTTCATCAGAAATTCATGGAGCGGCTGGGGTCTTTACAGGAGAAATACTCAGAAAACAACCGGACACTGGATGGCTGGAAGCCTCAGGATATAGACATGTACAAAACACTTGTCTGTGGCTTGCTGATCAAGTGTGCTGATATCAGTAACGTGGCGCGGCCCTGGGGAGTTGCCGAGAGATGGACCAAGATTCTGCAAGAAGAGTTTGCCAACCAGGGCGAGATGGAAAAGGAGGTTGGGATGGAGACGGCCCTTTTCGGCGGTCCGCCCGAGCTTGGTAACGTGTACAAGCTTGCGACAGGTCAAATGGGCTTCATGTCAATTTTTGCGCTTCCGCTCTTTGAAGGCGTGTCGGACATCCTTGCTGGACTGCGGTTTACCGTTGACCATATCCGGAGCAACCACACCCGGTGGCACTACCTTGCagatctggagaagaagaagccgttATTGATGGTTGATGCCGGTCCTGATGGACACGTCTCTCCTCGCTCACATAGCCCCGCTCGAGAAGGACAAGCAACAGAAGCGCAAACGACACCACCGACGTCGGTAACAACGCCGGCGAAAGTAGATACAGATGCTGGCAATAAATCTTCCCAAACGTTCCCAGCAAATGAGCCACATCAGCAGCGgcaggaaggcgaagactATTTCGGTCCCGCAAGATCGGCGCGTACGTCAGTTGGCAGTGACTATAATGAGAACCAGATCAGTCCGGTTGTTTCTCCAGACACACCGGGACCGTCGACGATGGAGATTACTGGGGACTCGTTTCCTATTGACAATGAGCCGTCTCGAAAATCGTCATGTGCTGTGCCCAATATACGTCCATTTTCTGTTGCCGAGCCCATGCCCACGAAAACGCAGCCAGTCAGTGATGCTGGTCAACAAGAACCGAGCAGTGCTGTTACCTACGATAGCTCGGTAGAGGTGAATGGATCAAGGACTGGTACATGTTATCGCCATCATGCCAACACCGTCTCCTCTGGATGCACATCAGCGCCTTCGAATTCGCAGCGGAATAGCTGCACTCGGACACAGAGCATCAGCACGCACAGCAACGCCATGACGCCCATTTCTCCTTCGACAAACGCTACGAGTGTCCTTTCTGCCGATAGTGATGAAAGAACTTACTCTCGTGATAACATCCCGAGAAGCGACTACGCAGACTGGGATAACCGTAGTCCTCGTGCCGGCTCTCTTAGGCATGGAACAGAAGACCAGGAGTCAGGGAACACGCTCCACTCTGGAAATGCCCAACTCTTCCACGATGATTCGGACAAGAACCAAGCGTCGATGGGGAACACAACCGGCAGCTCTACCCAGTCCGTCAACACGGGAAGCAGCACAGGGCAAAGTCCGCAATGGGATGAGCTAGCGGGTCAAGAACAACCACAGCGAAAATTGCCCAAGCGTAAGAGCCGTCTCCGGTTAGCGTTCTGGAAACGCAAGAATCATCACTCGAATCATCAAGAGGTGACTGGCGAGTCACGATAA